The nucleotide sequence CATGGCGCAGAGCCAGCCGCGGATGCCGGCCGGATCGAGGGTGATCTCGATGGTGGCGGGGACGACGGAATCGATCTGGAGCTTGTCGGCGAACGCGGCGGTGATGTCGTCACGCGACAGCCGGTACGGGACCGTCACCCCGGGGGTCTTGGGCTCCCGGTCGCTGAAACAGAGCAGGAAGTAGCGGCCTCCGGGGCGCAGCACCGTCCGCAGGCCGCCGGTGAACGCGGCCCGGTCCTGCGGATCGAGCATGTGGAACATGCCCGAGTCGAGCACGGTGTCGAACCGCTCTCCCAAAGCCGGCAGCTCCAGTGCGTCGTGCCGCAGGAACCGGACGGCGGAGCCGCGCTGCCGGGCCTTGTCCTCCGCGGTCCGCAGCGCGGTGGTCGCCAGGTCGATGCCGGTGACGTCGAGACCGAGGTCGGCGCACATGAACGCGTGCTCGCCGGTCCCGCAGCCGACGTCCAGCACCCGTCCCCGGACGGCGCCCGAGCGCGCGACGTCGAGGAACGCCTGCTGCGGGCGCCCGATCTCCCACGGCGGAGGCTCGGCGTACCGGTCCTCCAGCTCCTGCCAGGGGTTCGGGTCGCCGGCCGCGGCGTGATCAGCGTCGTCGGGCGGGAGCGGTGCGGGCATGTGCGGGCCTCCTGTCGCTGCCGTCGCCGGATCGCGCGACTGCAGGTCGCTGCCTTTCGACTCTACGCCGGACAGGCACCTCACGCCCGAGCCCCAGGACGCCCTGTGGATAACTTTATCCACAGGGGTCGCGGGTCTGGTGACCGGTGCGGGACCGTCGAGCCATGAACAAGCACAGCGCACAGACCGGACCGTCCGACGAGCAGCAGATCACCTTGCGCAGC is from Streptomyces sp. NBC_00370 and encodes:
- a CDS encoding class I SAM-dependent methyltransferase, which encodes MPAPLPPDDADHAAAGDPNPWQELEDRYAEPPPWEIGRPQQAFLDVARSGAVRGRVLDVGCGTGEHAFMCADLGLDVTGIDLATTALRTAEDKARQRGSAVRFLRHDALELPALGERFDTVLDSGMFHMLDPQDRAAFTGGLRTVLRPGGRYFLLCFSDREPKTPGVTVPYRLSRDDITAAFADKLQIDSVVPATIEITLDPAGIRGWLCAMTRTSA